A window of Clostridium sp. 'White wine YQ' contains these coding sequences:
- the acpP gene encoding acyl carrier protein has translation MVFEKIRAIVSEQLAIEEDKVQLETTFEDLGADSLDLFQVIIELEEEFGIQLENAENIKSVKDAVDYVTAKIA, from the coding sequence ATGGTATTTGAAAAAATAAGAGCGATAGTAAGTGAGCAATTAGCAATCGAAGAGGATAAGGTTCAATTAGAAACTACATTTGAAGATTTAGGTGCTGATTCACTAGACTTATTCCAAGTAATAATTGAATTAGAAGAAGAGTTTGGAATTCAACTTGAAAATGCAGAAAATATTAAAAGTGTTAAAGATGCTGTAGATTATGTAACAGCAAAAATAGCTTAA
- the fabF gene encoding beta-ketoacyl-ACP synthase II, producing MSNRVVVTGMGAVTPIGNNAQDFWNNCKNGVNGIDFIKAFDTSDFDVKIAAEVKDDFTTDGVMEKKESRRMDRFSQFAIVAADEAIKDAKLDLDKVDRDRLGVIIGSGIGGYNTMETEFFKLFEKGNKRVSPLYIPMAIGNIAAGNVAIKFGAKAICTSVVTACASGTNSIGEAYRNIKHGYTDIMIAGGTEAPITKSGVSGFTNMKALNTTNDKDRASIPFDKERSGFVMGEGAGILILESLEHAQNRGAKIYGEIVGYGSNCDAYHITSPSPDGEGAMKAMKLAIDEAGIKPEEVGYINAHGTSTPYNDKFETLAIRKLFGEKAYEIPVSSTKSMTGHLLGAAGAVEAIVCIKAMEESFVPPTIGYKVKDEECDLDYVPNKGKNANVKYALSNSLGFGGHNATLLIKKWD from the coding sequence ATGAGTAATAGAGTAGTTGTAACTGGGATGGGTGCTGTAACTCCTATAGGAAATAATGCTCAAGACTTTTGGAATAATTGTAAAAATGGGGTTAACGGAATAGATTTTATTAAGGCATTTGACACAAGTGATTTTGATGTAAAGATTGCTGCAGAAGTAAAAGATGATTTTACTACAGATGGAGTAATGGAAAAGAAAGAAAGCAGAAGAATGGATAGATTTTCTCAGTTTGCAATTGTAGCAGCTGATGAAGCTATTAAAGATGCTAAACTTGATTTAGATAAAGTTGACAGAGATAGATTAGGTGTTATAATAGGGTCAGGTATTGGCGGTTACAATACCATGGAAACAGAATTCTTCAAGCTTTTTGAAAAAGGAAACAAAAGAGTTTCACCACTATATATCCCTATGGCAATAGGTAATATAGCTGCAGGAAATGTTGCTATAAAATTTGGGGCAAAAGCTATATGTACATCAGTTGTAACAGCTTGTGCATCAGGTACTAATTCTATTGGAGAAGCTTATAGAAATATAAAGCATGGTTATACTGATATAATGATAGCAGGTGGAACAGAAGCACCTATAACAAAATCAGGGGTTTCCGGTTTTACTAACATGAAGGCATTAAATACTACAAATGACAAGGATAGAGCTTCTATACCTTTTGATAAAGAGAGAAGTGGATTTGTTATGGGAGAAGGTGCAGGTATCTTAATACTTGAAAGCCTTGAACATGCACAAAATAGAGGAGCTAAAATCTACGGAGAAATAGTTGGTTATGGATCAAACTGTGATGCATATCATATAACTTCACCATCACCAGATGGAGAAGGTGCAATGAAGGCAATGAAATTAGCTATAGATGAAGCGGGGATAAAGCCAGAAGAAGTAGGATATATTAATGCTCATGGAACATCAACACCATATAATGATAAATTTGAAACTTTAGCTATAAGAAAATTATTTGGTGAAAAAGCTTACGAAATACCAGTTTCTTCAACTAAGTCTATGACAGGACATTTGCTTGGAGCAGCAGGAGCAGTAGAAGCAATAGTTTGTATAAAAGCAATGGAAGAAAGTTTTGTTCCTCCAACTATAGGATATAAGGTTAAGGATGAGGAATGTGACCTTGACTATGTACCTAATAAAGGGAAAAATGCAAATGTAAAATATGCATTATCAAATTCTCTAGGATTTGGTGGACATAATGCAACATTGTTAATAAAAAAATGGGATTAG
- the purM gene encoding phosphoribosylformylglycinamidine cyclo-ligase: MLTYKEAGVNIEEGYRSVDLIKKYAKETLSSYVLNGLGSFAGMVELPEGYKKPVLVSGTDGVGTKLEIAFKTKKYDTVGIDCVAMCVNDILCHGAKPLFFLDYIACGKLEAEVSSDLVKGVCDGCLQSEASLIGGETAEMPGFYKEGEYDIAGFAVGIVDKDKIINGSNINEGDVLIGIPSSGLHSNGFSLVRKLFPDINEKFNGEEIWKTLLTPTKIYVKPILALLDKYEIKGMAHITGGGFIENVPRMFTKENQTAVIKKDSYPMPEIFNLIIEKGVNKDHMYNTFNMGIGYVLCVNKDDARKVIDELKKLGEEAYEIGYVRAGGEGVCLE, from the coding sequence ATGCTAACTTATAAAGAAGCTGGTGTAAATATAGAAGAAGGATATAGAAGCGTAGACTTAATAAAGAAATATGCAAAAGAAACTTTAAGTAGCTATGTTTTAAATGGTCTTGGAAGTTTTGCTGGAATGGTTGAATTGCCAGAAGGATATAAAAAACCAGTGTTAGTTTCAGGTACTGATGGAGTTGGAACTAAACTAGAAATAGCTTTTAAAACTAAAAAATACGATACAGTTGGAATTGATTGTGTTGCTATGTGTGTAAATGATATTTTATGTCATGGAGCAAAACCATTATTTTTCCTAGATTATATTGCTTGTGGAAAGTTAGAAGCAGAAGTATCAAGCGATTTAGTTAAAGGGGTGTGCGATGGTTGTTTGCAGTCAGAAGCTTCATTAATAGGTGGAGAGACAGCAGAGATGCCAGGTTTCTATAAAGAGGGCGAATATGATATAGCTGGATTTGCTGTAGGGATTGTAGATAAAGATAAGATAATAAATGGAAGTAATATTAATGAAGGAGATGTTCTAATTGGAATTCCTTCATCAGGTTTACATTCAAATGGATTTTCATTAGTTAGAAAGCTTTTTCCTGACATAAACGAGAAGTTTAATGGGGAGGAAATATGGAAAACCTTACTTACACCAACAAAGATATATGTTAAACCAATATTAGCACTTTTAGATAAATATGAAATAAAAGGAATGGCACATATAACTGGCGGTGGATTTATAGAAAATGTTCCAAGAATGTTTACTAAAGAAAATCAAACAGCAGTAATTAAAAAAGATTCATATCCTATGCCTGAAATATTTAATTTAATTATTGAAAAAGGCGTAAATAAGGATCATATGTATAACACTTTCAACATGGGAATTGGGTATGTGCTTTGCGTTAATAAAGATGATGCACGAAAGGTAATTGATGAACTTAAAAAACTTGGAGAAGAAGCTTATGAGATTGGGTATGTAAGAGCTGGAGGTGAAGGAGTTTGCTTAGAATAG
- the fabZ gene encoding 3-hydroxyacyl-ACP dehydratase FabZ produces MLGVKEIREIIPHRYPFLLIDRVEELEPGVRAKGYKNLTANEEFFQGHFPEEPVMPGVLMIEALAQMGAVSILSKEEFKGKTAFLAGIDKVRYKRKVVPGDKLELEIEIIKVKGPIGIGKGTAKVDGKIACQGEILFAIG; encoded by the coding sequence ATGTTAGGTGTAAAAGAAATAAGAGAAATTATACCACATAGATATCCATTTCTATTAATAGATAGAGTTGAGGAATTAGAACCAGGAGTTAGAGCTAAAGGTTATAAAAACTTAACAGCTAATGAAGAGTTTTTCCAAGGACATTTTCCGGAAGAACCTGTTATGCCTGGAGTATTAATGATAGAAGCTTTAGCACAAATGGGAGCAGTTTCAATATTAAGTAAAGAAGAATTTAAAGGAAAAACTGCTTTCCTAGCAGGCATAGATAAGGTAAGATATAAGAGAAAAGTTGTTCCTGGAGATAAATTAGAATTAGAAATTGAAATAATAAAAGTTAAAGGCCCGATAGGAATAGGAAAAGGAACTGCTAAAGTAGATGGGAAAATAGCATGTCAAGGAGAAATTCTCTTTGCAATAGGATAG
- the purD gene encoding phosphoribosylamine--glycine ligase, which yields MKLLLIGAGGREHAMAWKLAQNPKVEKIFVAPGNGGTALENKCENINMSDINELVNFAKNSQIDLTVVGPEDPLIKGVVDAFKKEGLKIFGPEQRAAMLEGSKSYSKVFMEKYGVRTAKYEEFYDHIKAIEYLKECEYPLVIKADGLAAGKGVNICFSKKEAEDTIYSFMVDDVFKGAGKKIIIEEFLEGVEASIISITDSKVIIPFISAKDHKQIFDGGKGPNTGGMGVIAPNPFVSDEVIEDFNENILKPTLKGIEEEGYDYKGIIFFGVMMTKKGAYLLEYNVRLGDPETQSLLSLMESDFLELIEASLEEKLDSYNIKWHEGACCNVVLASKGYPGNFEKGYEITIDDKVKNNVFIAGGQIKGGKLVTAGGRVLSVVGLGKTIEEAKATAYKNINNVSFKDMYFRKDIGDS from the coding sequence ATGAAGTTATTATTAATTGGCGCAGGTGGAAGAGAGCATGCAATGGCATGGAAATTAGCTCAGAATCCTAAAGTTGAAAAAATTTTTGTAGCTCCAGGTAATGGAGGAACTGCATTAGAAAATAAATGTGAAAACATAAATATGTCTGATATTAATGAATTAGTTAACTTCGCAAAAAATAGCCAAATTGATTTAACAGTAGTTGGGCCAGAAGACCCATTAATTAAAGGTGTTGTTGATGCTTTTAAAAAGGAAGGACTTAAAATATTTGGACCAGAACAAAGAGCTGCGATGTTAGAAGGAAGCAAAAGCTATTCAAAAGTATTTATGGAGAAGTATGGGGTAAGAACTGCTAAGTATGAGGAATTTTATGATCATATAAAGGCAATTGAATACTTAAAAGAATGTGAATATCCATTAGTTATAAAAGCAGATGGATTAGCAGCGGGCAAAGGGGTTAATATATGCTTTAGCAAAAAGGAAGCAGAAGATACCATATATAGCTTTATGGTAGATGATGTATTTAAAGGGGCAGGAAAGAAAATTATAATTGAAGAATTCCTTGAAGGAGTAGAAGCTTCAATTATAAGTATAACTGATTCAAAGGTTATAATTCCGTTTATTTCAGCTAAGGATCATAAACAGATTTTTGATGGAGGAAAAGGACCAAATACTGGGGGGATGGGTGTTATAGCACCTAATCCATTTGTTAGTGATGAGGTTATAGAAGACTTTAATGAGAATATATTAAAGCCTACATTAAAAGGAATAGAAGAAGAAGGCTATGATTATAAGGGAATTATATTCTTCGGTGTTATGATGACTAAAAAGGGTGCATATCTTCTTGAATATAATGTAAGACTTGGTGACCCAGAAACTCAAAGTTTACTTTCCTTAATGGAAAGTGATTTCTTAGAATTAATAGAGGCTTCTTTAGAAGAAAAATTAGATAGTTATAATATTAAATGGCATGAAGGTGCATGCTGCAATGTGGTATTAGCCTCAAAAGGATATCCAGGTAATTTTGAAAAAGGCTATGAAATAACTATAGATGATAAAGTTAAAAACAATGTCTTTATAGCTGGGGGACAAATTAAAGGTGGAAAACTTGTAACAGCTGGAGGAAGAGTACTATCTGTAGTCGGGTTAGGAAAAACGATAGAAGAGGCAAAAGCTACAGCATATAAGAATATTAATAATGTCTCCTTTAAAGATATGTATTTTAGAAAAGATATCGGGGATAGTTAA
- the purN gene encoding phosphoribosylglycinamide formyltransferase translates to MLRIAVLVSGSGSNLQAIIDEVEKGNLNCEIKYVISDSEKAYGLERAKNHAIEAIALDRKVYKGKISDEILNLIDGKVDLIVLAGYLSILNGEILRVFRNKIINIHPSLIPSFSGAGMYGIKVHEAAVKKGVKYSGCTVHFVNEEVDGGEILLQEVVPVFVEDTAETLQKRILVEEHKLLPKAIKLISDNKVKIENGKCYISK, encoded by the coding sequence TTGCTTAGAATAGCAGTTTTAGTTTCAGGGAGTGGAAGTAACCTTCAAGCAATTATAGATGAAGTTGAAAAAGGTAATCTAAACTGTGAAATTAAATATGTTATTTCAGACTCTGAAAAGGCTTATGGTTTAGAAAGAGCTAAAAATCACGCCATTGAGGCAATAGCTTTAGATAGAAAAGTATATAAAGGTAAAATCTCAGATGAAATATTAAATCTAATTGATGGAAAAGTTGATTTAATTGTATTAGCGGGTTATCTTTCAATATTAAATGGAGAAATTTTAAGGGTATTTAGAAATAAAATTATAAACATTCATCCTTCATTAATACCATCATTTAGCGGAGCTGGAATGTATGGAATTAAAGTTCATGAAGCTGCAGTAAAAAAAGGTGTAAAGTATTCAGGGTGTACAGTACATTTTGTTAATGAAGAAGTTGATGGTGGAGAGATTTTATTACAAGAAGTGGTTCCTGTTTTTGTAGAAGACACAGCAGAAACTCTTCAAAAGAGAATTCTTGTAGAGGAACATAAACTTTTACCAAAGGCTATTAAACTTATTTCTGATAATAAGGTGAAAATAGAAAATGGTAAATGCTATATCTCTAAATAG
- the fabG gene encoding 3-oxoacyl-[acyl-carrier-protein] reductase gives MLKDKTIIVTGANRGIGKAIAIKLGALGANVIVNYRGNEVEASEVVSEIVNAGGKAEKVKADVSKYADAEFLINEAKNIFGEVYGLVNNAGITRDTLILRMKEEDFDAVIETNLKGAFNCSKAITPILLKARAGRIVNISSVVGIAGNAGQVNYAASKAGIIGMTKSLAKEIGPRGITVNAVAPGFIETDMTKDLKDNIKEEMIKTLPLKKLGQAEDVANAVAFLLSDESSYITGQVLNVDGGMVM, from the coding sequence ATGCTTAAAGATAAAACTATTATTGTTACCGGTGCTAATAGAGGGATAGGTAAGGCTATAGCTATAAAGCTTGGAGCTTTAGGAGCAAATGTTATTGTTAACTATAGAGGTAATGAAGTTGAAGCTTCAGAAGTGGTTTCAGAAATAGTTAATGCTGGTGGAAAAGCAGAAAAAGTAAAGGCTGATGTATCCAAATATGCTGATGCAGAATTTTTAATTAATGAAGCAAAGAATATTTTTGGAGAAGTATACGGACTTGTAAATAATGCTGGAATCACTAGAGATACATTGATCCTTAGAATGAAAGAAGAAGATTTTGATGCAGTAATTGAAACAAATCTAAAAGGAGCATTTAACTGTTCAAAAGCAATTACTCCAATACTATTAAAAGCAAGAGCAGGAAGAATAGTTAATATTTCTTCAGTTGTAGGTATTGCAGGAAATGCAGGTCAAGTTAATTATGCTGCTTCAAAGGCAGGAATAATTGGAATGACAAAATCTTTAGCAAAAGAAATAGGTCCAAGAGGAATAACAGTAAACGCTGTTGCACCAGGATTTATAGAAACTGATATGACAAAAGATTTAAAAGATAATATAAAGGAAGAAATGATTAAAACACTTCCATTAAAAAAACTTGGTCAGGCAGAAGATGTAGCTAATGCAGTAGCATTTTTATTATCAGATGAAAGTTCATATATAACAGGCCAAGTGTTAAATGTAGATGGCGGAATGGTGATGTAA
- a CDS encoding flavin reductase family protein, with protein sequence MQNEFTEDLEKALDNLYKKGAFLTAKADGKANTMTISWGSIGYMHRRPVFMTLVRLSRYTYSLLEKSDNFTISIPYDGDLKEALGLCGSKSGREFDKEAEGWIKYKESSEVSAPVVEGCGKYFECKILFKQLLDKESLTEDMVKNFYGDDDYHMLYFGEIVKAY encoded by the coding sequence ATGCAGAATGAATTTACAGAAGATCTAGAAAAGGCTTTAGACAATCTTTATAAAAAAGGTGCTTTCTTAACCGCAAAAGCAGATGGAAAAGCAAATACAATGACTATTAGCTGGGGTTCAATTGGATACATGCATAGAAGACCAGTATTTATGACTTTAGTTAGACTTTCAAGATATACGTATAGTCTTCTAGAAAAAAGTGATAACTTTACAATAAGCATCCCTTATGATGGAGATTTAAAAGAAGCCCTAGGATTATGTGGATCTAAGTCAGGGAGAGAGTTTGATAAAGAAGCTGAAGGGTGGATTAAATACAAAGAAAGCAGCGAGGTTTCAGCACCAGTTGTAGAAGGTTGTGGAAAATATTTTGAATGTAAAATATTATTCAAGCAATTACTAGATAAAGAATCATTAACAGAAGATATGGTTAAAAACTTCTATGGTGATGATGATTATCATATGTTATACTTTGGTGAAATTGTAAAAGCATATTAG
- the fabD gene encoding ACP S-malonyltransferase codes for MKKIGFIFAGQGAQYSGMGKDIAEKYPSAMEIYDKANALVGFDIKELCFSGTVEDLNKTENTQPAILTTTLAILKAIEEEGIKAEGAAGLSLGEYSALVYGKAIKLEDAIPLVKKRGRFMQEEVPVGVGGMVAVLKLDEATVNEVVEEASKTGVVEVANFNCPGQIVISGEKQALELAAELIKGKGGRALPLPVSAPFHSSMLKGAGDKLLSELNNIEVNTPDLAIYKNLTGTIYENNEDVRDVLRKQLMSSVRWEETINNMIKDGFNVFIEIGPGKALTSFVKKINREVTTFNVENLESLSKTLEGLKEI; via the coding sequence ATGAAAAAAATAGGATTTATATTTGCAGGGCAAGGAGCTCAGTACAGTGGAATGGGAAAGGATATTGCAGAAAAATATCCTTCAGCAATGGAGATTTATGACAAAGCAAATGCTTTAGTAGGATTTGATATTAAGGAACTTTGTTTTAGTGGTACTGTCGAGGATTTAAACAAAACTGAAAATACTCAACCAGCCATTTTAACAACAACACTAGCTATTTTAAAGGCTATTGAAGAAGAGGGGATTAAAGCGGAAGGTGCAGCAGGATTAAGTCTTGGAGAATATTCCGCTTTAGTTTATGGAAAAGCAATTAAGTTAGAAGATGCTATTCCTCTAGTTAAAAAAAGAGGAAGATTTATGCAAGAAGAAGTTCCAGTAGGTGTTGGTGGAATGGTTGCAGTTCTAAAATTAGATGAGGCTACAGTAAATGAAGTAGTTGAAGAAGCTTCAAAAACTGGGGTTGTAGAGGTGGCAAACTTTAATTGCCCAGGACAAATAGTTATATCAGGTGAAAAACAAGCATTAGAATTAGCAGCTGAATTAATTAAAGGAAAAGGCGGCAGAGCTTTACCATTACCTGTGTCAGCTCCTTTTCATAGTTCTATGCTTAAAGGTGCTGGAGATAAGCTTTTAAGTGAATTAAATAATATAGAAGTAAATACGCCAGATTTAGCTATTTATAAAAACCTAACAGGTACTATCTATGAAAATAATGAAGATGTTAGGGACGTACTAAGAAAACAATTAATGAGTTCTGTAAGATGGGAAGAAACAATAAATAATATGATAAAAGATGGCTTTAATGTATTTATTGAAATAGGTCCAGGTAAAGCCTTAACAAGTTTTGTTAAAAAGATTAATAGAGAAGTTACTACATTCAATGTAGAAAATTTAGAGAGTTTATCAAAAACTTTAGAAGGATTAAAGGAGATTTAA
- the purH gene encoding bifunctional phosphoribosylaminoimidazolecarboxamide formyltransferase/IMP cyclohydrolase, protein MIKRALISVFNKYGILDFAKFLQEKNVEIISTGGTYKYLKENGINVIEINEVTEFPEMLDGRVKTLHPKIHGGILAIRDNKEHMETIREHEINPIDLVVVNLYPFFEKVKEDLEFEEKVEFIDIGGPTMLRAAAKNFNDVVVISDVKDYEKVKNEITENIEVSYKTRKLLAGKVFNLMSAYDAAISNFLLDEEYPEYLSVSYKKLQDLRYGENPHQSAAYYGSTMVDGSMNGFEILNGKELSYNNIKDLDIAWKVACEFEETACCALKHNTPCGVAIGSDVYDAYIKAYDCDPISIFGGIVAVNKKVDKKTAEEMAKIFLEIVAAPDFDEDALEVLKTKKNLRVLKIKNSPQDKKYMVTVDGGMLIQEEDKKLLDELKVVTEKAPSKEELDQLTFGMKVVKYVKSNAIVVVNNFRATGIGGGQVNRIWATTEALERGEGATILASDAFFPFGDVVEEAAKHGIKAIIQPGGSIRDNESIEKCNENGISMVFTGVRHFKH, encoded by the coding sequence ATGATTAAAAGAGCATTAATAAGTGTTTTTAATAAGTATGGAATATTAGACTTTGCTAAGTTTTTACAAGAGAAAAATGTTGAAATTATATCAACAGGAGGAACTTATAAATATCTTAAGGAAAATGGAATAAATGTTATTGAAATAAATGAAGTTACAGAATTTCCAGAGATGTTAGACGGAAGAGTTAAAACCTTACATCCTAAAATTCATGGTGGAATTCTTGCTATTAGAGATAACAAGGAACACATGGAAACTATAAGAGAACATGAAATAAATCCAATAGACTTAGTTGTAGTTAATCTTTATCCTTTCTTTGAAAAGGTAAAAGAGGACTTAGAATTTGAAGAAAAAGTTGAATTTATTGATATTGGTGGTCCAACTATGCTTAGAGCAGCAGCTAAGAACTTTAATGATGTTGTTGTAATAAGTGATGTAAAAGATTATGAGAAGGTTAAAAATGAAATAACTGAAAACATAGAAGTAAGTTACAAAACTAGAAAATTACTTGCAGGAAAAGTATTTAACTTAATGAGTGCTTATGATGCAGCTATTTCAAACTTCTTATTAGATGAAGAATATCCAGAATATCTTTCAGTTTCGTATAAGAAGCTTCAAGATTTAAGATATGGAGAAAATCCACATCAAAGCGCAGCTTATTATGGCTCTACTATGGTTGATGGTTCAATGAATGGCTTTGAAATATTAAATGGAAAAGAATTATCCTACAATAATATAAAAGATTTAGATATAGCATGGAAAGTTGCATGTGAATTTGAAGAAACAGCTTGCTGTGCACTTAAGCATAATACTCCATGTGGTGTAGCTATAGGCTCAGATGTGTACGATGCATATATAAAGGCATATGATTGTGATCCAATATCAATTTTTGGTGGAATAGTGGCTGTAAATAAAAAGGTAGATAAGAAAACTGCAGAAGAAATGGCTAAAATATTCTTAGAAATAGTAGCAGCACCAGATTTTGATGAAGATGCATTAGAAGTTTTAAAAACAAAGAAGAACTTAAGAGTACTTAAAATAAAAAATTCTCCTCAAGATAAAAAGTATATGGTAACAGTAGATGGTGGTATGCTAATTCAAGAAGAAGATAAGAAATTACTTGATGAATTAAAAGTAGTTACTGAAAAAGCACCATCAAAAGAAGAATTAGATCAACTAACATTTGGGATGAAGGTTGTAAAGTATGTTAAGTCAAATGCAATTGTAGTTGTAAATAATTTTAGAGCTACAGGAATAGGCGGAGGTCAAGTTAATAGAATTTGGGCAACTACTGAAGCATTAGAAAGAGGAGAAGGTGCTACAATATTAGCATCAGATGCATTCTTCCCATTTGGGGACGTAGTGGAAGAAGCAGCGAAACACGGGATAAAAGCAATAATACAACCAGGTGGATCAATAAGAGACAACGAATCCATAGAAAAATGTAACGAAAATGGCATAAGCATGGTGTTTACAGGCGTAAGACACTTTAAACATTAG
- a CDS encoding beta-ketoacyl-ACP synthase III, whose translation MIYSKFLSVGAYAPENIVTNEDLSKIMDTSDEWISTRTGIKERRISKNEDCSDLAYKAGKNALEKSGLKAEDIDLIIVATVSPDMFFPSVSCIVQDKLGAVNATCFDLNAACSGFVYGCIVASSMIKTGEYNNALVIGSEVLSKLLDWEDRSTAVLFGDGAGAAIITRSETEGIIAGATSSNGSKGSSLSCGALDVKSPFTEEDNIKHKKLIMNGREVFKFATGVMVDNINKLLEKTNISLDEVKYIVPHQANVRIIDYVARKINEPIEKFYMNLERYGNTSSATIPLVLNEMDEKGLLQKGDKIILVGFGAGLTSGALILNW comes from the coding sequence ATGATATATAGTAAGTTTCTTTCTGTTGGAGCTTATGCACCTGAAAATATCGTAACAAATGAAGATTTAAGCAAAATCATGGATACATCAGATGAGTGGATAAGTACAAGAACAGGAATTAAAGAAAGAAGAATTTCAAAAAATGAGGACTGCTCAGATTTAGCTTATAAAGCAGGAAAAAATGCATTAGAAAAAAGTGGTTTGAAGGCAGAAGACATTGATTTAATAATAGTAGCTACAGTTTCACCAGATATGTTTTTCCCATCAGTAAGTTGTATAGTTCAAGATAAATTAGGAGCAGTAAATGCTACATGCTTTGATCTTAATGCAGCATGTTCAGGTTTTGTTTATGGATGTATTGTTGCTAGTTCAATGATTAAAACCGGAGAGTATAACAATGCTTTAGTTATAGGATCAGAAGTATTATCTAAACTCCTAGATTGGGAGGATAGATCAACAGCAGTGTTGTTTGGTGATGGTGCTGGAGCAGCTATAATAACAAGATCAGAAACTGAAGGTATAATAGCTGGAGCAACAAGCTCTAATGGAAGCAAAGGTAGTTCACTATCATGTGGTGCATTAGATGTTAAGTCTCCATTTACTGAAGAAGATAATATAAAACATAAGAAATTAATAATGAATGGAAGAGAAGTATTTAAATTTGCAACTGGAGTAATGGTTGATAATATAAATAAATTACTAGAAAAAACTAATATTTCATTAGATGAGGTTAAATATATAGTTCCTCATCAAGCAAATGTAAGAATTATAGATTATGTTGCAAGAAAAATAAATGAACCAATAGAAAAGTTCTATATGAACTTAGAAAGATATGGTAATACATCTTCAGCAACTATCCCATTAGTACTAAATGAAATGGATGAAAAGGGATTATTGCAGAAGGGTGATAAAATTATTTTAGTAGGTTTCGGCGCTGGGTTAACCTCTGGAGCCTTAATATTAAATTGGTAA
- a CDS encoding MarR family winged helix-turn-helix transcriptional regulator has protein sequence MNRIEQVINELLVKIFNDILVIEQKTLKNGVLNDLSVTEIHTIEAIGMYTARNMSEVAADLKITLGTLTTAINKLIKKGYVERNRIETDRRVVQVQLTKKGKLAYRLHEKFHGDMIKDIVDGLEPAEEEILVTSLSKLSKFFKEKNDL, from the coding sequence ATGAATCGTATAGAGCAGGTAATAAATGAGCTCTTAGTTAAAATATTTAATGATATTCTTGTAATTGAACAAAAAACTTTAAAAAATGGTGTGCTTAATGATTTATCTGTAACTGAAATACATACGATTGAAGCAATTGGTATGTATACAGCAAGGAATATGTCTGAAGTAGCAGCAGATTTAAAGATTACATTAGGAACTCTTACTACAGCGATCAATAAGCTTATTAAAAAAGGATATGTAGAAAGAAATAGAATTGAAACAGATAGAAGAGTAGTTCAGGTTCAATTAACTAAAAAAGGGAAGCTTGCCTATAGACTTCATGAAAAGTTTCATGGAGATATGATTAAAGATATAGTTGATGGATTAGAACCAGCTGAAGAGGAAATACTAGTAACATCTTTAAGCAAGTTATCAAAATTTTTCAAGGAAAAAAATGACTTATAA
- the accB gene encoding acetyl-CoA carboxylase biotin carboxyl carrier protein, whose amino-acid sequence MKIEEVKELINLINESDLALFEFKTDDCYLKMDKSTTRSSEVKEVVTAASPVPVANITSSETTIVNKEETIISAPAQEGYIVKSPIVGTFYMSPSPDKPAYAEVGKRVKQGDTLCIIEAMKLMNEIESEVSGEVLEILVENESMVEFGQPLFRIRRD is encoded by the coding sequence ATGAAAATTGAAGAAGTTAAAGAACTTATTAATTTAATAAATGAATCTGATTTAGCTTTATTTGAATTCAAAACAGATGACTGTTATTTAAAAATGGATAAATCAACAACAAGAAGTAGTGAAGTAAAGGAAGTAGTAACTGCTGCAAGTCCAGTTCCAGTAGCTAATATTACTAGTTCAGAAACTACAATTGTTAATAAAGAAGAAACTATAATAAGTGCACCAGCTCAAGAGGGATATATTGTGAAATCTCCAATAGTAGGTACATTTTACATGTCTCCATCACCAGATAAGCCAGCTTATGCTGAAGTTGGAAAAAGAGTTAAACAAGGTGATACTTTGTGTATAATAGAAGCTATGAAGCTTATGAATGAGATTGAGAGTGAAGTAAGTGGAGAAGTTCTTGAAATATTAGTTGAAAATGAAAGCATGGTTGAGTTTGGTCAACCGTTATTTAGAATTAGGAGGGATTAA